The Syngnathus typhle isolate RoL2023-S1 ecotype Sweden linkage group LG6, RoL_Styp_1.0, whole genome shotgun sequence genome has a window encoding:
- the nova2 gene encoding RNA-binding protein Nova-2 isoform X4, whose amino-acid sequence MLGPYEIIWGASCVCQGTTERVCLVQGTVEALNGVHDFIAEKVREMPQSSQKSEPVSILQPQTTVNPDRIKQAKLIVPNSTAGLIIGKGGATVKAVMEQSGAWVQLSQKPEGINLQERVVTISGEPEQNRKAVEIIVQKIQEDPQSSSCLNISYSNITGPVANSNPTGSPYANSAEVMPAAAAAAAATASSLLGQAGLAGVGAFPTTMSSLSGNDLLTITSALNTLASYGYNTNSLGLGLNPAAASGVLAAVAANANPAAAAAANLLASYASDASTSAAHQAAGLGGFSLGSLAAATGATNGYLSATSPLMASSLLATEKLAEGAKEVVEIAVPENLVGAILGKGGKTLVEYQELTGARIQISKKGEFIPGTRNRKVTITGSQAATQAAQYLISQRITYEQGVRATNPQKVG is encoded by the exons gcaccacagagcgggtatgtCTGGTTCAGGGCACGGTGGAGGCGCTCAACGGCGTCCACGACTTCATCGCAGAGAAAGTACGAGAGATGCCGCAAAGCAGCCAGAAGTCGGAACCCGTCAGCATCTTACAGCCCCAGACCACGGTCAACCCTGACCGCATCAAACAG GCCAAGCTGATCGTGCCCAACAGCACGGCGGGCCTGATCATCGGCAAGGGCGGCGCCACCGTCAAGGCGGTGATGGAGCAGTCGGGCGCTTGGGTGCAGCTGTCGCAGAAGCCGGAAGGGATCAACCTGCAGGAGCGTGTGGTCACCATCAGCGGCGAGCCTGAGCAGAACCGCAAGGCGGTGGAGATCATCGTGCAGAAGATCCAAGAGGACCCGCAGAGCTCGTCCTGCCTCAACATTTCCTACTCCAACATCACCGGGCCCGTGGCCAACTCCAACCCCACCGGCTCGCCGTACGCCAACTCGGCGGAGGTCATGCCGGCGGCGGCCGCTGCGGCGGCGGCTACGGCCTCCTCGCTCCTCGGCCAAGCGGGTCTGGCCGGGGTGGGCGCATTCCCCACGACCATGTCCAGCCTGTCGGGTAACGACCTGCTCACCATCACGTCCGCCCTCAACACACTGGCCAGCTACGGCTACAATACCAACTCTCTCGGGCTGGGGCTCAACCCGGCCGCCGCCTCGGGGGTACTGGCTGCCGTGGCGGCTAACGCTAACCCcgcggctgccgccgccgccaactTGCTGGCATCCTACGCCAGCGACGCGTCCACCAGCGCCGCCCACCAGGCCGCGGGATTGGGAGGCTTCTCCTTGGGCTCGCTGGCCGCCGCCACCGGGGCCACCAACGGGTACCTGAGCGCCACCTCGCCCCTGATGGCGTCCTCACTGCTAGCCACCGAGAAGCTGGCGGAAGGCGCCAAGGAGGTGGTGGAGATCGCCGTGCCGGAGAACCTGGTGGGCGCCATCCTGGGCAAGGGCGGCAAAACGCTAGTGGAGTACCAGGAGCTGACCGGCGCCCGCATCCAGATCTCCAAGAAGGGCGAGTTCATTCCGGGTACCCGGAACAGGAAGGTGACCATCACGGGATCGCAGGCGGCCACGCAGGCGGCGCAGTACCTGATCAGCCAGAGGATCACCTACGAGCAGGGGGTGCGTGCCACCAATCCCCAGAAGGTGGGCTAA
- the polr1g gene encoding CD3e molecule, epsilon associated protein, giving the protein MPRDVSSSSSEDEADNPTAEPSLGQKESEKSSKYQCPDDFVSFDHQPCRSTLTERLKRKKSELWLIKAPANFDPRCLQGASVNLSGFQTLKLPSAADAGERHGQHVYNILASSHCTNDLRLLTADSSSPAVGPAFSGILSVSESYEGVQMPPCVVHASPAPAIPDGLKQRFQPFGSKTPTTSQERQVEDGKRKKKKKKDRKIKIEEQEEELMIKQEVEEPAQEHTEGKSRKRRKKDTEEVAIAEVKSEVDVDALYKEDGLAKKKKKKKKSKTSDD; this is encoded by the exons ATGCCTCGAGATGTTTCATCCTCGTCGAGCGAGGACGAAGCGGATAACCCGACCGCGGAACCGTCGTTAGGGCAAAAGGAAAGCG AAAAGAGCAGCAAGTATCAGTGTCCCGATGACTTCGTGAGCTTCGACCACCAGCCTTGCCGCAGCACGCTGACTGAGCGCTTGAAGAGAAAAAAGAGCGAACTTTGGCTTATTAAAGCCCCTGCCAACTTTGATCCACGATG TTTACAAGGAGCGAGCGTGAATCTTTCCGGCTTTCAGACGCTGAAGCTTCCTTCTGCCGCGGACGCAGGAGAACGCCACGGCCAACATGTCTACAACATCCTGGCATCCAGTCACTGCACCAATGATCTCCGCTTGCTCACCGCAGATTCGTCATCGCCGGCGGTGGGGCCCGCCTTCTCTGGCATACTGAGTGTGAGTGAAAGCTACGAGGGCGTCCAGATGCCGCCCTGCGTCGTCCACGCCTCGCCCGCGCCGGCCATCCCGGACGGACTCAAACAGAGATTCCAGCCCTTCGGAAGCAAGACGCCTACCACATCGCAGGAGAGACAGGTTGAGGACGggaagagaaagaagaagaaaaagaaagacaggaAAATTAAAATAGAGGAACAGGAGGAAGAATTGATGATCAAACAGGAAGTTGAGGAACCTGCCCAGGAACATACCGAGGGAAAaagcaggaagaggaggaaaaaggACACGGAAGAGGTGGCAATTGCGGAAGTGAAGAGTGAAGTGGATGTGGACGCTTTGTACAAAGAGGACGGCTtggcgaagaagaagaaaaagaagaaaaaaagcaaaacatctgATGACTAA
- the irf2bp1 gene encoding interferon regulatory factor 2-binding protein 1, whose product MSSPSSSSRRQWCYLCDLPKMPWTVVWDFSEVVCRGCVNYEGANQIEFLIASARQLKRSHGMQDGNVRSPGPGPSPHKHAAPGRGEPATDVQRSHGERFDRGGRGESGNVAAARVPPNGLHRDGQPPQEVNRQSPSGSRRPMIGAAIPPNLVTQSIAGIPHGLLAGMPAGLTARTAPMSSPMIFPAPVLAEMNRRQLGIGMGIAPFITPELERELSSSQPKSQTQGHAGSSKSAGLPSSSASVSQTSPKPASSPARQPRPLTARAGGEPLSSGSSSEAATTAAAALPHSGASELGATSGGSSLTGSTLSCTLCHERLEDTHFVQCPSVPGHRFCFPCTRVYIQSRRGDGEVYCPSGERCPLDTSNNSPPWAFMQGEVSTILGTGVGGAPSAAPPGAGPGGPGGPGGGANGAGAQSGDVTVKKERET is encoded by the exons ATGTCATCGCCTTCCTCGTCCTCGCGGCGCCAGTGGTGTTACCTGTGCGACCTGCCCAAGATGCCCTGGACGGTGGTGTGGGATTTTAGCGAGGTGGTGTGCCGCGGCTGCGTCAACTACGAGGGCGCAAACCAGATCGAGTTCCTGATCGCTAGCGCGCGGCAGCTGAAGCGCAGCCACGGCATGCAGGACGGGAACGTCCGCTCGCCTGGACCGGGACCCTCGCCTCACAAGCACGCCGCGCCCGGCCGCGGAGAACCGGCGACAGACGTCCAGCGGTCGCATGGTGAGCGCTTTGACCGTGGCGGCAGAGGGGAGAGTGGCAACGTGGCCGCCGCTCGCGTACCGCCGAACGGGCTGCACCGCGACGGGCAGCCGCCCCAAGAAGTGAACCGCCAGAGTCCCAGTGGGAGCCGTAGACCCATGATCGGGGCGGCCATACCCCCGAATCTAGTGACTCAGAGCATAGCGGGGATCCCCCACGGGCTGCTGGCGGGCATGCCGGCGGGCCTGACTGCCAGGACGGCCCCTATGAGCAGCCCGATGATATTCCCGGCGCCGGTGCTGGCTGAGATGAACCGCCGACAACTGGGCATCGGCATGGGCATCGCCCCCTTCATCACGCCGGAGCTCGAACGGGAGCTGAGCTCGTCCCAGCCCAAGTCGCAAACCCAGGGCCACGCCGGCTCCAGTAAGAGCGCCGGCTTGCCCTCGTCGTCGGCCTCTGTTAGCCAGACCAGCCCCAAGCCAGCGTCGTCCCCGGCCAGGCAGCCGCGGCCTCTCACCGCCCGCGCCGGAGGGGAGCCGCTGTCGTCCGGCAGCTCATCCGAGGCGGCCACCACTGCCGCCGCAGCGCTGCCCCACAGCGGAGCGTCCGAACTGGGCGCCACCTCGGGCGGCAGCAGCCTGACCGGAAGCACCTTGTCCTGCACGCTGTGCCACGAGCGGCTGGAGGACACACACTTTGTACAATGTCCGTCTGTGCCGGGACACAG GTTCTGCTTCCCATGCACCAGAGTGTACATCCAGAGCCGGCGGGGTGACGGTGAAGTATACTGCCCCAGCGGTGAGCGCTGTCCCCTGGACACGTCAAACAACAGCCCCCCCTGGGCGTTCATGCAGGGTGAGGTGTCCACAATCCTGGGCACTGGTGTGGGGGGTGCCCCGTCAGCCGCCCCGCCGGGAGCGGGGCCCGGTGGACCAGGGGGGCCTGGCGGTGGTGCCAACGGAGCCGGGGCCCAGAGCGGCGATGTCACCGTCAAGAAGGAGCGGGAGACGTGA
- the foxa3 gene encoding hepatocyte nuclear factor 3-gamma, protein MLSSVKMEAHDLPEWNTFYSEASEMYSSPSSMNAALASVSSMGPINSYINLNPAGSGGGGGLNMAYPGSGLSTSPLASMGSGPAHMPLSPVAPSLGSSSLTQLGPSAAPSSLSHYGNMGQSMSQLGYTSGATLSRAGPKEIPPKPYRRSLTHAKPPYSYISLITMAIQQSGSKMLTLNEIYQWIMDLFPYYRENQQRWQNSIRHSLSFNDCFVKVARSPDKPGKGSYWTLHPQSGNMFENGCYLRRQKRFKIDDKLSKKAGKDGGKGGDALGDRSPAGGGSDEADSAHSDNSHPGSSDDQSLPCGTAVSSLLVPLDCPPPPPVPTAVPPTSSASIFHSQSTHLLPGAMGQHMDLQNDALKSLDPHYNFNHPFSITNLMSNEQKMDLKSYQDQVMAYNSYTSSGSPVAAKQIYDSPGPAAMDSGAYYQTLYSRSVLNAS, encoded by the exons ATGTTGAGCTCTGTGAAGATGGAAGCCCACGACCTACCTGAGTGGAATACTTTCTACAGCGAGGCCAGTGAG ATGTATTCCTCACCCAGCAGCATGAACGCCGCCTTGGCTTCGGTGAGCTCCATGGGGCCCATCAACAGTTACATCAACCTTAATCCGGCAGGCAGCGGTGGGGGCGGCGGCCTGAACATGGCGTACCCCGGCTCGGGGCTCAGCACGTCCCCGTTGGCCTCCATGGGCTCGGGGCCGGCCCACATGCCGCTGTCCCCGGTGGCGCCCTCTCTGGGCTCGAGCTCGCTGACCCAGCTGGGCCCGAGCGCCGCCCCCAGCTCCCTGTCCCACTACGGGAACATGGGTCAGTCCATGAGCCAGCTGGGTTACACGTCGGGCGCCACTCTGAGCCGTGCCGGGCCCAAGGAGATCCCGCCCAAGCCGTACCGCCGCTCGCTGACCCACGCTAAGCCGCCCTACTCGTACATTTCGCTCATCACCATGGCCATCCAGCAGAGCGGCAGCAAGATGCTAACCCTCAACGAGATCTACCAGTGGATCATGGACTTGTTCCCTTACTACCGGGAGAACCAGCAGCGTTGGCAGAACTCCATCCGCCATTCGTTGTCTTTCAACGACTGTTTCGTCAAGGTGGCCCGCTCGCCAGACAAACCGGGGAAAGGCTCCTACTGGACTCTGCACCCGCAGTCGGGCAACATGTTTGAGAACGGCTGCTACCTACGACGCCAGAAACGCTTCAAAATCGACGACAAGCTGTCCAAGAAGGCGGGGAAGGATGGAGGCAAGGGGGGCGACGCGTTGGGCGACCGCAGCCCGGCGGGCGGAGGCTCAGACGAAGCTGACTCGGCCCACTCGGACAACTCCCACCCGGGTTCGTCTGACGACCAGTCGCTGCCCTGCGGGACTGCCGTCAGCTCCTTACTGGTGCCGCTTGactgcccgccgccgccgcccgtcCCTACCGCCGTGCCGCCCACCTCCTCCGCCTCCATCTTCCATTCCCAGTCCACCCACCTCCTACCTGGCGCCATGGGCCAGCACATGGACCTTCAGAACGACGCCCTCAAGTCCCTGGACCCCCACTACAACTTCAACCACCCCTTCTCCATCACCAACCTCATGTCCAATGAGCAGAAGATGGACCTCAAGTCCTACCAGGACCAGGTGATGGCGTACAACAGCTACACCTCTAGCGGCTCACCCGTGGCCGCCAAGCAGATCTACGACAGCCCCGGACCGGCGGCCATGGACTCCGGTGCCTACTACCAGACCCTCTACAGCCGCTCCGTGCTCAACGCATCGTAA